CGACGAACGGGTACCGGTGGCCACCATCACCGCGGTCACCGCGCTGCTGCGCGGCTACCTGGGCGGCTGACCGGAGGCCACCGCCTGGGCCTCGGCCAACGCCGCCCGCCCGGCCGCGCAGTCCACCCGGGCCGCCAGCCGCGCCAACGGCTCGTGGGCGTGGATGTCGCCGAGCTGCGCCGCGGTGCGCCAGGCGCCGAGCGCCACCGCCAGCTGGCCGCCGCGTTCGGCGGCGCGGGCCGCGTCACGGGCGGCGGCGATCGCGCCGTGCCCGTCGCGCATGCAGGCCCGCCGCCACGCCCGCGCCACCCCCAGTTCGGGGGTGAACAACGCCGATTTCGTGCCGTGGCGCGACTCGGCGCGGCTGAGCGCCTTGGAGGCGCCGGCGACGTCGCCGCGGCGCGCCAGCGCGGTGGCCAACAACATCAGCGACAGCGGCCCCCACGAGTAGCCGGTCGGTTCCAGCGCCGCCGAGGCGGGCCCGAGCAGCGCGCCCGCCGCCGCGAACTCCTCGGCGGCGATCAGCGCCGTCGCCAACAGCACCTCGCCGATGGCGCGGCCGGGCTGCTGCAGCTCGGCGAAGTCGGTGAACCGTTGCGCCAGGTCGCGGGCGGCGGTGAGGTCGTCGGCCATGATCAGCGTGGTCACCTCGGCCAGCCCGATGGTGAACCGCAGCAACCCGGGGTGTTCGACGGCCAGCGCGCGCCCGGCGGCCGCGCCGACGTCGCCGAACCGGCCCTGCCGTGCCGCGCAGAGCGCGGCGGCGCTGCCCGCCCAGGCCACCGCGGTGTCCTCGGCGTCGGGCGCGTCGAGGACCGTGGCGGCCACCGCGACAGCACGGTCGAGGTTGCCGGCGTTCATCGCGAACGTGGCGCTCAACGCATCCAGGGTGATCCGGCCCGCCGCCCCGGTGACCCGCCCGCGGGTGGTCTGCAGAAACGCCGTGGCCCGCTCCGGCTCGCTGAGCATGAAGAACTGGTTGGCCGCCCGCGGCAGGGCCCAGGCGATCACCTCGGCCTCGGTCAGCGTGGCCGGGTCGACGGCGGCCAGCACCGCATCGGCGGCCCGGCCGCGGCCGCGGTAGCCGAGCGCCTGCGCCAACACCAACCGGGCCGGCAGACCCGCACCGGCGTCGAGGGCCGCATCCGCCAGGCGCTCGGCCAAGCCCAGGTCGCCGAGGCGCAGCGCCTGCTGGGCGGCGGTCACCGTCTCGGTACGCGGCGGTGGGCTGTCACTGGCGATCGCCAGCCCGGCCAGCCGCAGCCGGTCGCTGACCTGGGGGTCGGCCCGGGTGCTGAGCAGCGCCACCACCGCGGTGCGCCGGTCGCGTGCCTCGGGGCCGTCGGTGCCGCCGAGGGCGGCCAGCGCCCGCTCGGCGAAGAGCGGATGGGCGGTGTAGACGACCGGGTCGGGCCCGCGCCCGCCCCGCACCCGGGTCTCGGCCGCCCCGCACCGTTCGGCGTCGGCCACCGCGTCGGGACCGGTCAGCGTCGTCAGATCGGCCACCGCCAACGGTTCGGTGACCGCCAGGTAATCCAGGACCGCGCGGGCCTGCGGCGCCAACTCGGCCAGGAACGCGTCGACCTCGGCGGCCTCGGCGGCGGCGGTGGCCGGCCGCGGCGGCGCGACCTCGATGCGCTCCAGCAGCCGGTCGCTCCAGAGGGCGGCGATGACCGGCGCGGCCAGTTCGGCGCGGGCGCTGACCACCATGCGCGCCGCCCCGGCCAGCGCCAGCTGATACACCAGGGTGGCCGAGAGCACGTCCAACAGGTGCGCGTCGTCGACGACCAGCAGCAGGTCGCGTTCGCGGCCCGCCCCGACCAACGAGGCGCGCGCCGCGCGCAGCAGGGCGGCCGGCTTGCCGATGTCGGCCACGTCGATGAGATGGCTGAACGCGCCGAACGGCACACCGCGCTCGGTGGGGGTGCCGGTCACCCAGCGGATCACGGTGGCGGGCTGCTGCTCGTCGAGCCGCTCGGCGGCGCGGCGGGCCAACGTTGATTTGCCCACCCCGTCGGGGCCCACCAGCACCGCGCCCCGCCGGTCCGGCCGGCCCAGCGCCGCGTCGAGGCGGGCCAGCGCATCGGCCTGCTCGGGCACCCTCCACTGGATCGACATCGGCCGGAGTTTACGGTGCCGGGCACCCCCCGGCTAGCCTTTCCGATGTGCGATGGCCAGAGGAATGGATGGTGTGCGTCTACTGCGCGTCCGGGCCGACGCACCCGGAGCTGTTGACGCTGGCCGCGCAGGTCGGCACCGCGATCGCCGAACGGGGCTGGGCGCTGGTGTGGGGTGGCGGCAACGTCTCGGCGATGGGGGCGTTGGCCACCGCGGTGCGCGACCGCGGCGGGCGCACCGTCGGGGTGATCCCGGCCGCCCTCGTCGACCGGGAGGTCGCCGACGTCGACTCCGACGAGCTGATCGTCACCGAGACGATGCGCCAGCGCAAACAACTCATGGAGGACCACGCCGACGCGTTCCTCACCCTGCCCGGCGGCATCGGCACGCTCGAGGAGCTCTTCGAGGCCTGGACCGCGGGTTATCTGGGCATGCACGACAAACCGGTGGTGGTGCTCGACCCGACCGGACACTACGCCGGGCTCTGGCGGTGGCTGGCCGAGCTGGTCGATGCCGGCTACGTCTCCAAACACGCCCTGGACCAACTGGTGATCGTCGACGACGTGGACGCGGCGTTGAGGGCCTGCGGCGCCCGGGCCGCGCGGGATTAGGCTGACGGCAGGGCGGCCACCAGCCGGCGCGATACAGAGCGAAACGAGGAACAACCGTGTCCGAGCACGAATCGGCCGCACTGCCATCGGTGCGGCTGCGCGACATCGCGGTGCGGCTTCCCGCGCTGGTCCCCGACGTGCCGGTGATGCTGCGGGCCGCGGTGACCGGGCTGCGCGCCCAGCCGGGCACCGCGACCTCGATCGGCAAGGTCTTCCAGCAGCGGGCGGCGCGCTACAGCGACCGGGTCTTCCTGCGGTTCGAAGACACCCGGCTGACCTACGGCGAAGCCAACGCCGCGGTCAACCGGTACGCCGCGGTGCTCGCCGGCCGCGGCGCCGGCCGCGGCGACGTCGTCGGGATCATGCTGCGCAACTCGCCGAACGCGGTGCTGATGATGTTGGCGGCGGCCAAATGCGGGGCGATCGCCGGGATGGTCAACTACCACCAGCAAGGTGAGGTGCTCGCCCACAGTCTCGGCCTGCTCGACGCCAAGGTGCTGGTCACCGAGACCGACCTGGTCAGCGCCGTCGCCGACTGCGATGCGCCCGGTCCCGACCCGCTGACCATCGACGAGCTGGTGGCCGCCGCCGCCACCGAGTCCCCGGTCAACCCCGCGTCGGTGAACGCGGTGCGGGCAGGCGAACCCGCGTTCTACATCTTCACCTCGGGCACCACCGGCTTCCCCAAGGCGAGCGTGATGAGCCATCAGCGCTGGCTGCGGGCGCTCACCGCGTTCGGCGGACTGGGCCTGCGGCTGCACGGCGGCGACACCCTGTACTGCGCGCTGCCGCTGTATCACAACAACGCGTTGACGGTGGCGCTGTCGTCGGTGCTGGTCTCCGGGGCGACCCTGGCGCTGGACCGGTCGTTCTCGGCGTCGCGGTTCTGGGATCGGGTCATCGCCGCCGACGCCACCGCCTTCGTCTACATCGGGGAGATCTGCCGCTACCTGCTCAACCAACCGCCCAAGCCGACCGATCGGGCCCACAAGGTGCGCGTCGTCTGCGGCAATGGTCTGCGCCCGGAGATCTGGGACGAGTTCGCCGAGCGGTTCGCCATCCCGCGCATCTGCGAGTTCTACGGCGCCAGCGAAGGCAACGCCGCGTTCATCAACATGTTCAACCTGCCGCGCACCGCCGGGTTCGCGCCGATGCCGCTGGCCTACGTCGACTACGACCCCGAGACCGGCGAGCCGGTGCGCGGGCCCGACCACCGGGTGCGCCGGGTCACCGGCGGGCAGCCGGGGCTGCTGCTCAGCCCGGTGAACCGGCTGTCACCGTTCGACGGCTACACCGAGCCGGAGGCCACCGAGAAGAAGCTGGTCCGCAACGCGTTCAAGGACGGCGACTGCTGGTTCAACACCGGCGACCTGATGACCCCGCAGGGCATGTCCCACGCCGCGTTCGCCGACCGGCTCGGTGACACCTTCCGCTGGAAGGGCGAGAACGTCGCCACCACCGAGGTCGAGGGCGCGCTCACCGAGTACGACGCCGTCGAGGAGTGCGCGGTCTTCGGTGTCGAGGTCCCGCGCACCGGCGGTCGCGCCGGCATGGCCGCGCTGAAACTGCGCGACGGCGCCGAGTTCGACGGCAAGGCGCTGGCCGATGTCGTCTACGACCTGCTGCCGCCGTACGCGATGCCGCTGTTCGTGCGGCTGGTCGACACCATGGCGCACACCACCACCTTCAAAAGCCGCAAGGTCGAGTTGCGGGAGCAGGCCTACGGCCCGGACGTGACCGATCCGCTGTTCGTGCTGGCCGGCCGCGCGGACGGCTACGTGCCGTTCTACCCCGCGTTCGCCGAGGACGTCGCGGCCGGCACCCGGCCGGTTTAGCGCAGGTGAGCGGGGAGCAGAGCGCGGTGCCGGCGACGCTGTGCGGGCGCCCGGTCGCCGGGGACCGGGCGCTGATCATGGCGATCGTCAACCGGACCCCGGACTCGTTCTACGACCGGGGCGCGACCTTCGCCGACGACGCCGCCCGGTCGGCGGCCGACCGGGCGATCGCCGAGGGCGCCGACGTCATCGACGTCGGCGGGGTCAAGGCCGGGCCCGGCGAGGTGGTCGACGCCGACACCGAGATCGCGCGGGTGGTGCCGTTCATCGAATGGTTGCGGTCACGGCACCCCGATCAGCTGATCAGCGTGGACACCTGGCGCTCCGAGGTGGCCAAACAGGCCTGCGCCGCCGGTGCCGACTTGATCAACGACACCTGGGCCGGCGCCGATCCGCAGCTGCCGGCGGTGGCCGCGGAGTTCGGCGTCGGGCTGGTGTGCTCGCACACCGGGGGCGCGCTGCCGCGCACCCGACCGTTCCGGGTCAGCTACGGCACCAGCACCCGCGGTGTGGTCGATGCGGTGATCACCGAGGTCACCGCGGCGGCGCAGCGCGCCGTGGCCGCCGGGGTGCGCCGCGACCGGGTGCTGATCGACCCCACCCACGATTTCGGCAAGAACACGTTCCACGGGTTAGCGTTGTTGCGTCATCTAGGCGACCTTGTTAAAACCGGGTGGCCCGTGCTGATGGCGCTGAGCAACAAAGATTTCATCGGCGAGACGTTGGGTGTGGGCGTGGACGAACGGCTGGAGGGCACCTTGGCGGCCACCGCACTGGCCGCCGATGCCGGTGCCCGGATGTTCCGGGTGCACGAGGTCGGGCCCACCCGGCGGGTGTTGGAGATGGTGGCCTCCATCGGCGGTGAGCGCCCCCCGACACGCACGGTGAGGGGATTGGCATGACGACATCGGACCTGGCCGCCGGCAACGGCGGCGTCGGTGCCGTCGGCCCGATCACCACCCGCCCCGGCGACACCTGGCTGGGCGGGCGCAGCTGGCGGCGGCCGACGTGGACCATCGCCGAACTGGAGGCCGCCAAGGCGGGACGCACGATCTCGGTGGTGCTGCCCGCGCTCAACGAGGAAGCCACCATCGAGTCGGTCATCGACAGCATCACCCCGGTGGTCGGTGGGCTGGTCGACGAGCTGATCGTGCTGGACTCCGGATCCACCGACGACACCGAGATCCGCGCGATCGCCGCCGGGGCCCGGGTGGTCACCCGTGAGCAGGCACTGCCGGAGATGGCGCCACGGCCCGGCAAGGGCGAGGCGCTGTGGCGCTCGCTGGCGGCCACCGGGGGCGACATCGTCGTGTTCGTCGACTCCGATCTGATCGACCCCGACCCGATGTTCGTGCCCCGGCTGGTGGCGCCGCTGCTGCTCGACGACGGCATCCACCTGGTGAAAAGTTTCTACCGCCGGCCGTTGAAGGTCGCCGGCGGTGAGGACGCCAACGGCGGGGGCCGGGTCACCGAGCTGGTGGCGCGTCCGCTGCTGGCCGCGCTGCGCCCGGAGCTGAGCTGCGTTCTGCAACCGCTGGGCGGCGAATACGCCGGCAGCCGGGAGCTGTTGACCTCGGTGCCGTTCGCCCCCGGCTACGGGGTGGAGATCGGGCTGCTGGTCGACACCTACGACCGGCTCGGCCTGGAGGCGATCGCCCAGGTCAATCTCGGCGTGCGGGCCCACCGCAACCGGGCACTGGCCGACCTGGGCGCGATGAGCCGCCAGGTCATCGCCACGTTGCTGTCGCGCTGCGGGATCGCCGACTCCGGGCGGGAACTCACCCAGTTTCTCGCCAACCAGCACGGGTATCTGGCCCGCCCGACGCCGGTGTCGTTGGACGACCGGCCCCCGATGAACACACTGCGCCCGCGCTGAGGACCCGTTCTGCGGCCCCGCCGCGCCGATAGGGCACTATCGAGGGCGTGACGTTGGTGCTGCTCTACACGCTGGTGCTGGTGTTGCTGGCGGCCGTGCTGTTCGGTCTGGTCAGCCTGCTGTTCGGCCGCAGCGAACCCCTTCCGCCGTTGCCGGCGGGAACCACCGCCACCGTGCTGCCCGCCTCCGGGGTGACCGGCGCCGACGTCGATGCGGTCAAGTTCACCCAGGTGCTGCGCGGCTACAAAACCAGCGAGGTCGACTGGGTGCTCGACCGGCTCGGCCAAGAACTCGACCTGCTGCGCGGTCAACTCGCCGCCGTGCAGGCCGGGCAGGCCGACGACCCGGCCGTGCAGGCCCGGCAGACCGAGAACGCCGGGGGAGCCGGGGCCGCTGCGCCCGCCGAGCAGGACGGTAGCGACAGCCCGGCCCCGTCGTGACCGCGCCGCCGGCGGCGCACCGCCCGGCCGACGACGGCCTGATCCGGTGCGACTGGGCCAGCGGGCTGCGCGGGGTCGGCGCTGAGCTCTACCGCGACTATCACGACCGGGAGTGGGGCCGCCCGGTGCGCGACGGAACCGCGCTGTTTGAACGGATGAGCCTGGAGGCCTTCCAAAGTGGGCTGTCGTGGCTGACGATCCTGCGGAAACGGGAGAACTTCCGCCGGGCCTTCGACGGCTTCCGGGTCGCGTCGGTCGCCGGGTTCACCGCCGCCGACGTGCAGCGTCTGCTGGCCGATCCGGGCATCGTGCGCAACCGCGCCAAGATCGCCGCGACCATCCACAACGCCCGCCTGGTCGCCGCGCTCGACTCGCCGGCGCAGCTGGCCGAGCTGCTGTGGTCGTTCGCCCCGCCGCCCGGCCGCCGGCGTCCGGTGACCCACGCCGAGATCCCGGCGCGCACCGCGGAATCGACCGCCATGGCCACCGAACTGCGCCGCCGCGGGTTCCGTTTCGTCGGGCCCACCACCGCCTACGCGCTGATGCAGGCGACCGGAATGGTCGATGACCATCTGCGTGACTGCTGGGTGCCGCCGCAGCGATGCCGATCACATTAGAGCCGGGTCCTGAACACCCGTCGACCCCGATAGGGAACAATGGAGGGACAAAGTGGCGCGTGACCGCCGGACGTGTTGGCCGTGGGGGCCGCGTCCGGCGGATCAACCGGCATAGCTTGGAGGGAGCACTCGATGGCGGCTATGAAGCCCCGGACCGGCGACGGTCCACTGGAAGCGACCAAGGAGGGGCGCGGCATCGTGATGCGGGTACCGCTGGAGGGCGGCGGTCGCCTCGTCGTCGAGTTGACCCCCGACGAAGCGGCCGCCCTGGGTGACGAACTCAAAAACGTCACCGGCTGATCCTCCACCCGTCGTCGGCTATCCGCACAGTGTGCGGTAAATCTGGAAGGTCTCCGCGGCGCTGCGCGCCCACGAGAACCGTTCGATGCAGCGCTGCCGGCCCGCGCGGCCGAACTCGCGCGCGGTGGCCGGATCGGCGACCAGCGCGTTGACGGCATCGGCCAGCCGTGCGGCATAACCGGGGACGTCGGGGCCGTAGTGCACCAACGTGCCGGTGACGCCGTCGGCGACCACCTCGGGGATGCCCCCCACGTCGGAGGCGACCACCGCGGTCTCGCACGCCATCGCTTCGAGGTTGACGATGCCCAGCGGCTCATACACCGACGGGCAGACGAACACGGTTGCCGCCGACAGGATTTGGCGAACCCGGTCGGTCGACAGCATCTCCGGTAGCCAGAACACCCCGTCGCGTTCGGTGGTCAGCTCGTCGACGGCCACCGAGACCTCCGCGGCGATCTCCGGGGTGTCGGGGGCGCCGGCCGCGAGGACCAGCTGAACCTGCGGGGCGAACCGGTGGGCGGCGGCCAGCAACTCGGTGACGCCCTTCTGGCGGGTGATCCGGCCGACGAACGCCACGATCGGGCGCGCCGGATCCACCCCCAGTTCGGCCAGTAGCGGCGCACGCGGTTGCCCGTCGTCGAAGCGCACCGGCGCCCAGGTGTCGGCGTCGATCCCGTTGTGCACCACGTGGACGGTGGCCGGATCCAGCGACGGGTAGACCCGCAGGACGTCGTCGCGCATGCTCGCGCTCACCGCGATGATCGCGTCGGCGTGCTGGGCGGCGGTCCGCTCCACCCACGACGACACGTGGTAGCCGCCGCCGAGTTGCTCGGCCTTCCACGGTCGCAACGGTTCCAGCGAGTGCGCGGTGAGCACGTGCGGGATGTCGTAGAGCAGCGCGGCCAGGTGCCCCGCCAGCCCGGTGTACCAGGTGTGGGAGTGCGCCACCGCGGCCGACGACGCGGCGTCGGCCATCGCCAGATCCGCGGAGAGCGTGGCCAACGCCGGGTTCGCGCCCCGCAACGCCGGGTCGGGCCCGTGGACGAACGCGTCCGGGCGGGGCGCGCCCATGCAGTGCACATCGACCTCGCAGAGATGACGCAGCTGGGCGACGAGTTCGGTGACGTGCACCCCGGCGCCGCCGTACACCTCCGGCGGATACTCCCGCGTCATCATTGCCACCCGCATACCGCAAACGGTAGTGGTCGCCGGGCTCGGTGGCGCGCCGGCCGCGGGGCAACAGCCGCATCGCTGGCAGCCGCGCCCGGGGGCCGATAGGTTTAAAGCCATGAGGGAAGCGCCACATGTGCTCGGCATCGTGCTGGCCGGCGGGGAGGGCAAGCGGCTGTATCCACTCACTGCAGACCGGGCGAAGCCGGCGGTGCCGTTCGGCGGCGCCTACCGGTTGATCGACTTCGTGCTGTCCAATCTGGTGAATGCGCGGCTGCTGCGGATCTGCGTGCTCACCCAGTACAAGTCGCACTCGCTGGACCGCCACATCTCGCAGAACTGGCGGTTGAGCGGCCTGGCCGGGGAGTACATCACCCCGGTGCCGGCCCAGCAGCGGCTGGGGCCGCGCTGGTACACCGGCTCGGCCGACGCGATCTACCAGTCGCTGAACCTGATCTTCGACGAGGACCCCGACTACATCGTCGTTTTCGGCGCCGACCACGTCTACCGGATGAATCCCGCGCAGATGGTGCGCTTCCACGTCGACAGCGGCGCGGGGGCCACCGTCGCCGGCATCCGGGTGCCGCGCGCGGAGGCCTCGGCGTTCGGGTGCATCGACGCCGACGAGTCCGGCCGCATCCGCCAGTTCATCGAGAAGCCCGCCGATCCGCCGGGCACCCCCGACGACCCCGAGGTCAGCTACGTCTCGATGGGCAACTACATCTTCACCACCAAGGTGCTCG
This sequence is a window from Mycolicibacillus parakoreensis. Protein-coding genes within it:
- a CDS encoding glucosyl-3-phosphoglycerate synthase, which translates into the protein MTTSDLAAGNGGVGAVGPITTRPGDTWLGGRSWRRPTWTIAELEAAKAGRTISVVLPALNEEATIESVIDSITPVVGGLVDELIVLDSGSTDDTEIRAIAAGARVVTREQALPEMAPRPGKGEALWRSLAATGGDIVVFVDSDLIDPDPMFVPRLVAPLLLDDGIHLVKSFYRRPLKVAGGEDANGGGRVTELVARPLLAALRPELSCVLQPLGGEYAGSRELLTSVPFAPGYGVEIGLLVDTYDRLGLEAIAQVNLGVRAHRNRALADLGAMSRQVIATLLSRCGIADSGRELTQFLANQHGYLARPTPVSLDDRPPMNTLRPR
- a CDS encoding LOG family protein, with the protein product MVCVYCASGPTHPELLTLAAQVGTAIAERGWALVWGGGNVSAMGALATAVRDRGGRTVGVIPAALVDREVADVDSDELIVTETMRQRKQLMEDHADAFLTLPGGIGTLEELFEAWTAGYLGMHDKPVVVLDPTGHYAGLWRWLAELVDAGYVSKHALDQLVIVDDVDAALRACGARAARD
- a CDS encoding DUF3117 domain-containing protein, which produces MAAMKPRTGDGPLEATKEGRGIVMRVPLEGGGRLVVELTPDEAAALGDELKNVTG
- the glgC gene encoding glucose-1-phosphate adenylyltransferase gives rise to the protein MREAPHVLGIVLAGGEGKRLYPLTADRAKPAVPFGGAYRLIDFVLSNLVNARLLRICVLTQYKSHSLDRHISQNWRLSGLAGEYITPVPAQQRLGPRWYTGSADAIYQSLNLIFDEDPDYIVVFGADHVYRMNPAQMVRFHVDSGAGATVAGIRVPRAEASAFGCIDADESGRIRQFIEKPADPPGTPDDPEVSYVSMGNYIFTTKVLVDAICADADDDHSDHDMGGDIIPRLVADGMAAVYDFSDNEVPGATDRDRGYWRDVGTLDAFYDAHMDLVSVHPVFNLYNQRWPIRGATENLAPAKFVNGGSAQESVVGAGSIISAASVRNSVLSSNVVIGDGAIVEGSVIMPGARVGRGAVVRHAVLDKNVVVGPGEMVGVDLEKDRDRFAISAGGVVAVGKGVWI
- the fadD6 gene encoding long-chain-acyl-CoA synthetase FadD6, yielding MSEHESAALPSVRLRDIAVRLPALVPDVPVMLRAAVTGLRAQPGTATSIGKVFQQRAARYSDRVFLRFEDTRLTYGEANAAVNRYAAVLAGRGAGRGDVVGIMLRNSPNAVLMMLAAAKCGAIAGMVNYHQQGEVLAHSLGLLDAKVLVTETDLVSAVADCDAPGPDPLTIDELVAAAATESPVNPASVNAVRAGEPAFYIFTSGTTGFPKASVMSHQRWLRALTAFGGLGLRLHGGDTLYCALPLYHNNALTVALSSVLVSGATLALDRSFSASRFWDRVIAADATAFVYIGEICRYLLNQPPKPTDRAHKVRVVCGNGLRPEIWDEFAERFAIPRICEFYGASEGNAAFINMFNLPRTAGFAPMPLAYVDYDPETGEPVRGPDHRVRRVTGGQPGLLLSPVNRLSPFDGYTEPEATEKKLVRNAFKDGDCWFNTGDLMTPQGMSHAAFADRLGDTFRWKGENVATTEVEGALTEYDAVEECAVFGVEVPRTGGRAGMAALKLRDGAEFDGKALADVVYDLLPPYAMPLFVRLVDTMAHTTTFKSRKVELREQAYGPDVTDPLFVLAGRADGYVPFYPAFAEDVAAGTRPV
- the glgA gene encoding glycogen synthase; translation: MRVAMMTREYPPEVYGGAGVHVTELVAQLRHLCEVDVHCMGAPRPDAFVHGPDPALRGANPALATLSADLAMADAASSAAVAHSHTWYTGLAGHLAALLYDIPHVLTAHSLEPLRPWKAEQLGGGYHVSSWVERTAAQHADAIIAVSASMRDDVLRVYPSLDPATVHVVHNGIDADTWAPVRFDDGQPRAPLLAELGVDPARPIVAFVGRITRQKGVTELLAAAHRFAPQVQLVLAAGAPDTPEIAAEVSVAVDELTTERDGVFWLPEMLSTDRVRQILSAATVFVCPSVYEPLGIVNLEAMACETAVVASDVGGIPEVVADGVTGTLVHYGPDVPGYAARLADAVNALVADPATAREFGRAGRQRCIERFSWARSAAETFQIYRTLCG
- a CDS encoding DNA-3-methyladenine glycosylase I, with product MTAPPAAHRPADDGLIRCDWASGLRGVGAELYRDYHDREWGRPVRDGTALFERMSLEAFQSGLSWLTILRKRENFRRAFDGFRVASVAGFTAADVQRLLADPGIVRNRAKIAATIHNARLVAALDSPAQLAELLWSFAPPPGRRRPVTHAEIPARTAESTAMATELRRRGFRFVGPTTAYALMQATGMVDDHLRDCWVPPQRCRSH
- the folP gene encoding dihydropteroate synthase; its protein translation is MAIVNRTPDSFYDRGATFADDAARSAADRAIAEGADVIDVGGVKAGPGEVVDADTEIARVVPFIEWLRSRHPDQLISVDTWRSEVAKQACAAGADLINDTWAGADPQLPAVAAEFGVGLVCSHTGGALPRTRPFRVSYGTSTRGVVDAVITEVTAAAQRAVAAGVRRDRVLIDPTHDFGKNTFHGLALLRHLGDLVKTGWPVLMALSNKDFIGETLGVGVDERLEGTLAATALAADAGARMFRVHEVGPTRRVLEMVASIGGERPPTRTVRGLA
- a CDS encoding AAA family ATPase, coding for MSIQWRVPEQADALARLDAALGRPDRRGAVLVGPDGVGKSTLARRAAERLDEQQPATVIRWVTGTPTERGVPFGAFSHLIDVADIGKPAALLRAARASLVGAGRERDLLLVVDDAHLLDVLSATLVYQLALAGAARMVVSARAELAAPVIAALWSDRLLERIEVAPPRPATAAAEAAEVDAFLAELAPQARAVLDYLAVTEPLAVADLTTLTGPDAVADAERCGAAETRVRGGRGPDPVVYTAHPLFAERALAALGGTDGPEARDRRTAVVALLSTRADPQVSDRLRLAGLAIASDSPPPRTETVTAAQQALRLGDLGLAERLADAALDAGAGLPARLVLAQALGYRGRGRAADAVLAAVDPATLTEAEVIAWALPRAANQFFMLSEPERATAFLQTTRGRVTGAAGRITLDALSATFAMNAGNLDRAVAVAATVLDAPDAEDTAVAWAGSAAALCAARQGRFGDVGAAAGRALAVEHPGLLRFTIGLAEVTTLIMADDLTAARDLAQRFTDFAELQQPGRAIGEVLLATALIAAEEFAAAGALLGPASAALEPTGYSWGPLSLMLLATALARRGDVAGASKALSRAESRHGTKSALFTPELGVARAWRRACMRDGHGAIAAARDAARAAERGGQLAVALGAWRTAAQLGDIHAHEPLARLAARVDCAAGRAALAEAQAVASGQPPR
- a CDS encoding DivIVA domain-containing protein; this translates as MTLVLLYTLVLVLLAAVLFGLVSLLFGRSEPLPPLPAGTTATVLPASGVTGADVDAVKFTQVLRGYKTSEVDWVLDRLGQELDLLRGQLAAVQAGQADDPAVQARQTENAGGAGAAAPAEQDGSDSPAPS